The Vicia villosa cultivar HV-30 ecotype Madison, WI linkage group LG1, Vvil1.0, whole genome shotgun sequence genome includes a region encoding these proteins:
- the LOC131621381 gene encoding probable pectinesterase/pectinesterase inhibitor 20, with translation MAFKNFSYLLSMFLIFVSLCIANAVPPETICNSIVNPTYCKTVIGNQNGNIYDYGRISIQKSLSQSHKFINLLDSYLQGSSSLTQSTIHALEDCRFLASLSFEYLSNTYATTNTYSNVLPTSQAEDFETFLSAVLTNQQTCLDGLDTIVSSDHRVKNDLSLSLSNEKKLNSVTLALFLKGWMPEKKIRTSWPQSGKHLNFKNGRLPLKMSNKAHAIYDSARRHGRKLVQTQTDENSVVVSDIVVVSQDGSGNFSTINEAIAAAPNNTVASDGYFLIFITEGVYQEYVSIDKKKKYLMLVGEGINKTVITGNHNVVDGFTTFNSATFAVVGQGFVGVNITFRNTAGPGKHQAVAMRSGADMSTFYRCSFEGYQDTLYTHSLRQFYRECDIYGTVDFIFGNAAVVLQNCNIYPRLPLNGQFNTITAQGRTDPNQNTGTSIQNATIKAADDLAPNVGTVETYLGRPWKNYSRTVVMQSSMDSFINPSGWHIWDGDFALSTLYYAEYDNRGGGSSTANRVTWSGYHVIDASDAANFTVSNFVSGDDWIPQTGVPYLTGLI, from the exons atGGCTTTCAAGAATTTCTCCTATCTACtttccatgttcttgatctttgtTTCATTGTGTATAGCAAATGCTGTTCCACCAGAAACCATTTGCAACTCTATTGTAAACCCTACTTATTGTAAAACCGTTATCGGTAATCAAAATGGAAACATCTATGACTACGGTCGCATTTCTATTCAAAAATCGTTGTCACAATCTCATAAGTTCATCAACTTATTGGACTCATATCTTCAAGGTAGCTCGTCTTTGACTCAATCCACAATTCACGCTCTCGAAGATTGTCGATTCCTTGCTAGCCTAAGTTTTGAATACTTATCAAACACCTATGCCACAACAAATACATATAGTAATGTTCTTCCAACTTCTCAAGCAGAAGATTTCGAAACGTTTCTTAGTGCAGTTTTGACTAACCAACAAACATGTTTGGACGGTCTAGACACTATAGTTTCTTCTGATCACAGAGTGAAGAACGACTTATCGTTATCACTCTCTAATGAGAAAAAACTTAATAGTGTAACCCTAGCCTTGTTCTTGAAAGGTTGGATGCCagagaaaaaaataagaacatcATGGCCACAAAGCGGcaaacacttgaatttcaaaaaTGGCCGGTTACCATTGAAGATGTCAAATAAAGCACACGCTATTTATGATTCAGCTAGACGCCATGGGCGAAAACTAGTTCAAACTCAAACAGATGAAAATAGTGTTGTGGTAAGTGATATTGTGGTTGTTAGTCAAGATGGAAGTGGAAACTTTAGCACTATCAATGAAGCAATTGCTGCTGCACCGAATAACACAGTTGCTAGTGATGGATACTTTCTCATTTTTATCACTGAAGGTGTGTATCAAGAGTATGTATCTATTGACAAAAAGAAGAAGTACTTGATGCTGGTTGGAGAAGGAATCAACAAAACAGTTATCACAGGAAATCACAATGTTGTTGATGGTTTCACAACATTCAATTCTGCCACATTTG CTGTGGTAGGTCAAGGGTTTGTGGGAGTTAATATAACATTTCGCAACACGGCTGGACCAGGAAAACATCAAGCAGTTGCAATGAGAAGTGGGGCTGACATGTCCACATTCTACCGTTGCAGCTTTGAAGGGTATCAAGACACACTATATACACATTCTTTGAGGCAATTCTATAGAGAATGTGATATCTATGGAACAGTTGATTTCATATTTGGAAATGCTGCAGTTGTTTTACAAAACTGTAACATCTATCCTCGTCTTCCTCTTAATGGACAATTCAATACCATCACAGCGCAAGGTCGAACCGATCCAAATCAAAACACAGGAACTTCTATACAAAATGCAACTATTAAAGCAGCAGATGATTTGGCTCCTAATGTTGGAACAGTTGAAACATATTTAGGGAGACCATGGAAGAATTATTCAAGGACGGTAGTTATGCAATCATCTATGGATAGTTTCATAAATCCTTCTGGTTGGCATATATGGGATGGTGATTTTGCATTGAGTACTTTGTATTATGCAGAATATGATAATAGAGGAGGTGGTTCAAGCACTGCAAATCGAGTCACATGGTCTGGTTATCATGTTATTGATGCTTCGGATGCAGCAAATTTCACAGTCTCTAATTTTGTGAGTGGTGATGATTGGATTCCTCAAACAGGTGTTCCATACTTGACTGGATTAATATAG
- the LOC131661458 gene encoding ankyrin repeat-containing protein At2g01680-like, whose protein sequence is MSSYVMRKLDVVSPVPADIDIANSVQPVHINDLAKNVVISNTETYDARPPKAPLIATTIILPSGSHFNYVGDKHNLISAENKNMETPIHEACRQENVNVLMLLLEVNPMAACKVNPSGKSAFFVACYHDHLDLGNLSETIGLEVIGSDQACLYIAASRGDSNVVRELLNKWPDLTQLIDENGNSALRHACNKGHRDIVWTILKNISNLALLNNYSGYTPLHLGVMNGKVSVLNDFVSGGYASFQCLTREEETVFRLAVRYKCYDA, encoded by the coding sequence ATGAGTTCTTATGTGATGAGAAAGCTTGATGTAGTTTCTCCGGTTCCCGCCGATATTGATATCGCTAACTCCGTTCAACCGGTTCACATCAATGATCTTGCGAAGAATGTTGTAATCTCTAACACCGAGACATATGACGCAAGACCACCCAAAGCTCCACTCATAGCCACAACAATTATTCTCCCAAGTGGCTCACATTTCAATTATGTCGGAGATAAGCACAACTTGATTTCTGCTGAGAATAAAAACATGGAGACTCCAATTCACGAGGCTTGCCGACAAGAgaatgttaatgttttaatgttgctgCTGGAAGTCAATCCAATGGCTGCTTGCAAGGTTAATCCTAGCGGTAAAAGTGCTTTCTTTGTGGCTTGCTATCATGATCATCTTGACTTGGGGAATCTATCTGAGACTATTGGGCTAGAAGTAATAGGGTCTGATCAAGCTTGTCTTTATATTGCTGCATCAAGAGGTGACTCAAATGTTGTTAGAGAATTGTTGAACAAGTGGCCAGATCTTACTCAACTTATCGATGAGAATGGGAATTCGGCATTGCGTCATGCTTGTAATAAAGGACACAGAGATATTGTATGGACCATACTAAAAAACATTTCAAATCTTGCTTTACTAAATAACTACAGTGGTTATACACCATTGCATCTTGGAGTGATGAATGGGAAAGTCTCGGTCCTCAACGATTTTGTGTCGGGAGGTTATGCTTCATTTCAATGTCTCACAAGAGAAGAAGAGACAGTGTTTCGTTTAGCTGTGAGATATAAATGCTATGATGCTTAG